The region GCTGGGGTAGGCCGACACGCCGTGCGCGGCCACCCCGTGGTCGCCCGCGAAGACCACCACGCGGGGCCGGGCGAACGGCCGCGGCGGGCAGACGCCCTGCCTGGCGGCGACCCAGACCCCGACCTCCTCCAGCCTGCCCAGGGCACCCGCGGGCTTGGTCAGCTGCTCCTGGCGGGCGATCGCCTGCCGCTTGACCTGCTCGTCGGGCTCGGGCACCGCCGGGAACTCGATCGAGGACGTCTCGGACGCGGTGGACAAGCGGTTACCTCCGTGTTCAAGGTTCATGCGGCTCGAGCGCTCAGCGCAGGCGCAGCGGGAGGCCGGCCACGAGCAGGACGACCTCGTCGCACACCTCGGCCAGCCGGGCGTTGAGCGCGCCGAGCTCGTCGCGGAAAAGTCTTCCAGACCTGGTGGCGGGCACGATGCCCAACCCGACCTCGGCCGAGACCAGCACCAGCCGCGCCCGGCAGGTCCGGACGGCGCCGACCAGCGCGTCGGCGTCCGCCGACACCCGGCGCAGCGCGTCCGGGTCGCGATCCCACGCCCCGGCGTCGTCGAGCACACCGGTCAGCCAGGTGGCAAGGTCGTCGACCAGCAGCGGCGAGCCGTCCGGGGGCTCGGCGAGCACCCGGCGCAGCTCGCCGGGATCACCGGCCTCGACCGTGCGCCAGGTGTCCGGGCGCCGGGCGACGTGTTCGGCGATCCGCTCGGTCCACTCCCGGTCGGAGGGATCGCGGCGCGAGGTCGCGACGTAGGTGACGGGATCGGTCTCGGCGAGCAGGCCCTCGGCGTGCGCCGACTTGCCCGACCGGGCGCCGCCCAGCACCAGCGTCCGGTGTGCCAACTCCGACCTCCGCCGTGATCCCTCCGGGTGATGCCGGCCCGACGCTACCCGAGGGCACGCGCGGCGGCGCCGCGCACCGCGTCAGTGCGAGGCGGTCAGGCTCGGGTCGGAGGTGACCAGGTCGCCGAGGACGGTGTCGATGCGGTCCAGCACGTCGTCGTCGAGCTTCACCCCGGCGGCGCCGACGTTGTCGGTGACCTGCTCGGGGCGGGAAGCGCCGATGATCGCGGCGGAGACGTTCGGGTTCTGCAGCACCCACGCCACCGCGAGCTGCGCCATCGAGAGCCCGAGGTCGGCGGCCACCGGCTTGAGCTCCTGCACCGCCTTGAGGACGTCGTCGCGCATCCAGCGCGAGATGAAGTCGGCACCGCCCGACGCGTCGGTGGCCCGCGAGCCCTCCGGCGGCTGCTCGCCCGGCAGGTACTTGCCGGTGAGCACGCCCTGCGCGATCGGCGACCACACGATCTGGCCCATGCCCTCGCGCTCGCAGGCCGGGACGACCTGCGGTTCGATGACCCGCCACAGCATCGAGTACTGCGGCTGGTTGGAGATCAGCGGCACCGACAGCTCGCGCGCCAGCGCGGCGCCGCGGGTGATCTGCTCGGCGGTCCACTCCGAGACGCCGATGTAGAGCGCCTTGCCCTGCCGGACGAGGTCGGCGAAGGCGGTCATGGTCTCTTCCAGCGGCACGGTGTGGTCGTAGCGGTGCGCCTGGTAGAGGTCGACGTAGTCGGTCTGGAGCCTGCGCAGCGACGCCTCGCAGGACTCCATGATGTGCTTGCGCCCCAGGCCGCGGTCGTTCTGGCCCTCACCGGTGGGGAAGAAGA is a window of Saccharopolyspora erythraea NRRL 2338 DNA encoding:
- the cobU gene encoding bifunctional adenosylcobinamide kinase/adenosylcobinamide-phosphate guanylyltransferase, with translation MAHRTLVLGGARSGKSAHAEGLLAETDPVTYVATSRRDPSDREWTERIAEHVARRPDTWRTVEAGDPGELRRVLAEPPDGSPLLVDDLATWLTGVLDDAGAWDRDPDALRRVSADADALVGAVRTCRARLVLVSAEVGLGIVPATRSGRLFRDELGALNARLAEVCDEVVLLVAGLPLRLR
- a CDS encoding aldo/keto reductase family protein translates to MEFRRLGHSGLTISEIAYGNWLTHGSQVEEDRAKQCVQAALDAGITTFDTADVYAQTRAESVLGRALSGVRRESLEIFTKVFFPTGEGQNDRGLGRKHIMESCEASLRRLQTDYVDLYQAHRYDHTVPLEETMTAFADLVRQGKALYIGVSEWTAEQITRGAALARELSVPLISNQPQYSMLWRVIEPQVVPACEREGMGQIVWSPIAQGVLTGKYLPGEQPPEGSRATDASGGADFISRWMRDDVLKAVQELKPVAADLGLSMAQLAVAWVLQNPNVSAAIIGASRPEQVTDNVGAAGVKLDDDVLDRIDTVLGDLVTSDPSLTASH